Part of the Methanobacterium petrolearium genome is shown below.
CACCAAAAACCTCTTCACATGCTTCAACTACAACCTACTACAACTCAACACCATCCAAAAAAACAACCCCACCTAGCGAACGCTAACCAAAAAAACAAGAAAAACGTGCAAAATAACGAAAAAAATAAGGTTAAAAACCCAGAAAAACAACCAAAAAATAAAAAAAATAAAAAAATACCAAACCAAAAATAAAAAAACAAAGTAAAAAGAAAATCTCACTGATTTCTTTTATTAAATAATGATTTTCTTTATAAAATTTTGAATATGAGAAAGTTGATTATTGCCCCGGCCCGATTAATGGAAAAAAGAATAGATTAAAATCTAATATAAACATTGCAGATGTTATTCCACATTGATCCCTTTTTCTGCCTTTAATTTATCCAATTTGGCCTTTGCTTTGCGGAAATTGCTCAGATAATTATCTTCATAAGTAATTGGGGTGAGTTCCAATCCTAATTGGCTTTGTTCTTCAATCCATTCTTCGTTGAATACCGGTACCTCTAACTTTATGGGTTCTTCTGTGGGGTTTACCACAATTACGTTCCGGTAAGGGAAATCTGTTTCCACGATATAACCCCCCAGACTCATTATATGCAGGGGTCTGATTACAATTTTCATTTGATCACCATGACTCGGTTGGTATTATAATAATTATTCATCATATTTCATTTTCCATTACCATATAATGCATTTACATGATTTGGTCATTTACTAGATTTCACGACTTAAAGGAAGGCAGCGACTATGGCCAACACTCCTATTATGGAAACACCTGCTACGGTTGGGTAAAACTGTTTGTAGGTGAATATTGGGGAGAATGCACTCATCACCGCCATTAACATTGGGAAGATGAGAGCTACTATCAGAGTGATGATGTAACTGGGGTTCAGGATGTTGGGTGCTATTCCCAAAAATAGAGTTGCAAATAGGGTGGCCAGTGTGAACATGAGAAATCCTCGGGTCATGTAGACATAGGCCCGGTATTTTGCTGCGTATTCCAGGTAAGGTCCTTCCACAACATCGGGTTTTCCTTTCAGTATGGAGAAGGGATATTCGTTGAGGAGGATCATGTATCCTATGAAAAATACAATTGCTCCCAGTGCTCCGGCCACTGTGAAGAGTATGGGTCCGTGGGTCTGCTGGTAGGCAATGATATCTGAAAGGTAGATGCTTCCTGCCATGGCCACTGACACGAACAGGGCAATGTAGACTGGGATGGATCCGAAGGCTATGAGTCGGAAAGCCCTGAGACTGCTCAGCTCTTCAAAAAATGATCTGGGTGTTTCAGGATGTGCAGCGCCTTTAGCCAGATCCGGGAATGGCATGCGTACTGAAAGTACTGATCTGGACAGACTGCCCATGAACATGTACATTATTTCCTCAACTTTCAGTAATCCTACGATGGCTATTATACTGGCCAGTGCTCCTAAAAAGTACATTTCAGGGATGAGGAATAACAACAGGAAAACAATTATTATCAGGCTTATTAAGGGAAGGGCATTGTACAATCTGGGCATTGGGGATTCTGGTGTGATGGTTTGTTTAAAGAAAAATTTGATAGGAGCCATTATCCCTGGACTGGTTATGGGTGGGCCTACTCTCTGCTGGATCCTGGCGTGTATGAATTTCCTTTCAATACCAGGTAAGAATAGGCTTACTATGAAAGACACTGCCAGGGTGCCTATTACTGCTATTAGGGAATATATAAGGTCCATGGTTTATTCTCCTCATATCTTAATAATCTGAATTGCCCGGTCTGTGCAGGTGAAACAGGGATCACATTGAACTATACAAAGCTGGGCATCGGTTATATGATGACCAATAGCTGAGTACTGCATGGCTCCAATGTTGGCCATGGATGGTGTTCGGATGACACAGTTTCTCACCCTGCCATCTTCCAGGGCGTAGGAATGGTAAAGGGTTCCTCTGGGGGCTTCAACGTAACTATTGGTTATTGGTACATCTTTCATTTCCCAGCTCCTGTTGGTTATTGGTCCCTCTGGAAGGTCATGAATTGCTTGGCGGATGATTTTGATGGCTTCAAAATTCTCAAAAACTCTCATCAGGAGTTGAGACTTCACATCACCATCATCCTGGGTGATGACATCAAATTCAAATGGATCATATTCAAACATTTCTGTCCTGAGGTCTGATTTAACCCCGGTAGCTCTTAGAGTGGGTCCGGAACAAGCAAGTTTGAGAGCGTCCTCAGCACTGGTTACTCCCACTCCTGTGATTCTGCTCATGACCATGGGGTCAGAGACGAAACGATCTGCAAAGGCAGTGAGTTTCTCCTCAATCAGATCCATTCCTTCGGTGAGTTTTAGGATTCGCGTCTGGTCAAGTTCACAGCGTGGTCTAACTCCTCCCAACACTGCCGAACCGTATTGTACCCGGTTACCACCTATCATTCCCAAGAGGTCCATAACTGTCTCTCTTATGTAGAAAAGACGCATGGAAAAAGTTTCATGGCCCAGTACTTCGCATCCGTGGGCCAAGTAGAGTAAGTGACTGTGTAATCTTTCTAATTCTCCCATTATAACCCTGATATACATTGCCCGTTCTGGGATTTCTATTCCAAGGGCTATTTCTGCCACCCTGCAGGAGTTCCAGATGTGTATGTTGGAACAGATTCCGCAGATCTTCTCGGTTAGGCTGTTGGCCTTTTCTACAGGCAGGCCTTCCATGATCCTTTCCACTCCTCTGTGGTTTACTCCCACAGTCATCTCCGCATCGCGGACGATTTCATCTTCCACAAAAAGTCTTAACCGGTATGGTTCAAGGGCTCCAGGGTGAACAGTTCCCATGGGAACTTCTGCCTCGATGACCGTCCGGTTTTCTTTCTTATCGTCCATTATGTTACACCTTCATGAGTTTTATGAATTATTCTACCTTTTTTGATAATTTTTATTAATTTTATTTAATCATGATTTGATATCAGGTTATCTTTCAGTCAGCATTCAATAACAGTGGTAAAGCCGACACTAACCCTGCCACTATATCCTGTGGACGTACTGCGCATCCAGGAACCTTGGCATCCACTGGTATGATTTTGTCAACTGGTCCTGCGATTTCTTCAGATGGTATATCACCATGGCAGTTCTTGTAAACTCCTCCCATCAGGGCACATGCTCCTGCAGCAACCACTGCTTTTGGTTCGGGTATGGCTTTGTATATTTCACGTAGCGGCTGTTCATTGTGTTTGGTTACTGGTCCTGTAACCACCAGAACATCTGCTTCCCTAGGGTTCCAGGTTAAAAAGACTTTGTACTGTTCTGCATCAAATTTTGGGGAGAGTATGCAGTTAACTATTTCTATGTCGCAGCCATTGCATCCTCCTGTGTACACTAACATCACGTGTACAGCTCGACCCCGGGAATATGATTTTAGGCTCATATGATTCCTCTTAAAGATTTTTGTATTGTTTATATTATAATTGAATAGGTTAAGTTCGAGTTTTTCCAATTTTTTTATTCTTTTCGTTTTCGTATAATGGTGTTATCAGCCAGAAACTGGGATATGAATGCTATTTTATCCTCAGATATCTTCACTGGTTTTTCTAATAATTGGGACACATCTGATTTTACTTCACCAACATCGTTGGGATGTATGGTTCCTGCTTCTCCAAAAAGAGCGTATAATGGGCAGAAATCGTGGCAATAATAACAATGGACACATTTTTCACTGTTAAGAACTGGTAACTGAGTTTTAACCAATCCTTCCATAAGTTCAACTGGTTCGTCCAGATCTACCATTTCTATGGCTCCAGTAGGGCAGGCATTGCTGCATCCTCCGCATCCAATACATGAAACTTCGGCAACTTTTTCTGTGGGTTTTACACGGCCTTCTAGGATCATGTTCCTGACTTCCATGTCAGTTACCCTGTCACTGGCGAATATGATTCTTTTTAGGTTGGTGTAGGCCCCTTCCAGGAATATCAAGAGTAAATTTGTCATTGTTCCACCTCGAATTCCCTTTCAAATAGTATGGCCCTGGCAGGGCAGGAATTACTGCAAGCACCACAGTAGATGCATTTGGATTCATCCACCACTATTTTTCCATTTTCATCTTCTTTGATGGCTTCTTCAGGACATATCTTTGTGCAGAGTTTGCAGTTCATGCACAGTTTATCCTGGATGAAAGTGAACCCTTCTTTTATGGATTTTTTTCGCATGGTGGTGGTTGGAATGGCATCAACTGGACAGTGAATTGCACATTTCTCGCACAGGACACATTTTTCCGTGTCAACTTCAATACTGCCTCTTTTGAGGGTTATGGCATCTTTTGGACATACTTCTGCAC
Proteins encoded:
- the ehbP gene encoding energy-converting hydrogenase B subunit EhbP — translated: MKIVIRPLHIMSLGGYIVETDFPYRNVIVVNPTEEPIKLEVPVFNEEWIEEQSQLGLELTPITYEDNYLSNFRKAKAKLDKLKAEKGINVE
- a CDS encoding respiratory chain complex I subunit 1 family protein; this translates as MDLIYSLIAVIGTLAVSFIVSLFLPGIERKFIHARIQQRVGPPITSPGIMAPIKFFFKQTITPESPMPRLYNALPLISLIIIVFLLLFLIPEMYFLGALASIIAIVGLLKVEEIMYMFMGSLSRSVLSVRMPFPDLAKGAAHPETPRSFFEELSSLRAFRLIAFGSIPVYIALFVSVAMAGSIYLSDIIAYQQTHGPILFTVAGALGAIVFFIGYMILLNEYPFSILKGKPDVVEGPYLEYAAKYRAYVYMTRGFLMFTLATLFATLFLGIAPNILNPSYIITLIVALIFPMLMAVMSAFSPIFTYKQFYPTVAGVSIIGVLAIVAAFL
- a CDS encoding nickel-dependent hydrogenase large subunit is translated as MDDKKENRTVIEAEVPMGTVHPGALEPYRLRLFVEDEIVRDAEMTVGVNHRGVERIMEGLPVEKANSLTEKICGICSNIHIWNSCRVAEIALGIEIPERAMYIRVIMGELERLHSHLLYLAHGCEVLGHETFSMRLFYIRETVMDLLGMIGGNRVQYGSAVLGGVRPRCELDQTRILKLTEGMDLIEEKLTAFADRFVSDPMVMSRITGVGVTSAEDALKLACSGPTLRATGVKSDLRTEMFEYDPFEFDVITQDDGDVKSQLLMRVFENFEAIKIIRQAIHDLPEGPITNRSWEMKDVPITNSYVEAPRGTLYHSYALEDGRVRNCVIRTPSMANIGAMQYSAIGHHITDAQLCIVQCDPCFTCTDRAIQIIKI
- a CDS encoding NADH-quinone oxidoreductase subunit B family protein, which encodes MSLKSYSRGRAVHVMLVYTGGCNGCDIEIVNCILSPKFDAEQYKVFLTWNPREADVLVVTGPVTKHNEQPLREIYKAIPEPKAVVAAGACALMGGVYKNCHGDIPSEEIAGPVDKIIPVDAKVPGCAVRPQDIVAGLVSALPLLLNAD
- a CDS encoding 4Fe-4S binding protein — translated: MTNLLLIFLEGAYTNLKRIIFASDRVTDMEVRNMILEGRVKPTEKVAEVSCIGCGGCSNACPTGAIEMVDLDEPVELMEGLVKTQLPVLNSEKCVHCYYCHDFCPLYALFGEAGTIHPNDVGEVKSDVSQLLEKPVKISEDKIAFISQFLADNTIIRKRKE